CAGTCTATCGGAGAGATTTTGACACAACATTTGCAGCAACAAAATAAAGATTAGACCAAGACCAATCCACAGGCATAACTGGGGGGGGGCATAGCCGTGATAAAAGGCGGCAAGGACCACAAAGCCAAGGCCGATGGGGGCATTCTTGAGCATACCTTTTAAAAAAGAGAATACAAAGGCTACAGCAATTCGAGTCTTATATTTTCCGGAAGCCATAAAAATACGTTTCATTAAAGCGGTCATAAGATTTCGCCTCCTTTCTCGATGCTGACTTTCCACTGAGCACTGCTCTCAGCGGCTAGCCACAGCTTTTGATAAGCCGGGCAGCTGGACAGCAGTTGCGTATGGGTTCCGGCGGCGGCCAGCGTTCCTCCAGCCAGGACACAGATTTGGTCGGCATGTAGAATCGAATGCAGCCGATGGGCGATGACAATAACCGTTTTACCGGAAATGACCTCGGCAATAGCCGCATTCATCTTTTCCTCATTCTCTGGGTCGATAAAGGCGGTGGCTTCGTCCAGCACCACGATAGGAGCATTCTTTAAGATGGCACGAGCCAAAGAGATTCGCTGACGCTCTCCGCCAGAAAGTTGTTTACCGCTATCTCCTGCCAGGGTATGTATGCCTTTTTTCAACCGGGCCAGGAATTCACCACACTGGGCTTTTTCAGCAGCAGCCAGCACTTCTTGGTCGGTAGCTTCTGGTTTTCCCAAGCGGATATTTTCCAGCAGACTGATATTGAAGAGGAACTGCTCCTGGGCCACATAGGAGATTTGCTCGTTGAGGGATTCCAGACTCATGTGCCGGATATCCTGTCCGCCTACTTTAATGGCACCGCTGGTTATGTCGTAAAAATGCACCAACAACTTGGCAAGGGTACTCTTGCCGCTGCCGGATTCCCCCACCAAAGCAGTGAGACTTCCCTCCGGTATATTCAAGGTGATACTGTGCAGGACCTCTGTTTCTTGGTACGCAAAGCATACGTCCTCAAAGCTTACGCCGTGGTTTCTTCCGGCAAAAGGTGTCGGCGATTGAGTGAGAGGAGCTTCATTCATTAACTGCTCCATATTGGAAATCGTATAGTTAATTTGTGCCATGGTGGGCATAAAGCTCATTACCCGCAGAAGGGGAGCACTGATGCCGAAAGACATGCACAGTGCCAGCGCTAAATTTGGCAGGGTGGAATACCCCTGAAGGACAAAATAGGAACCCACAGGCAGGACAAAGAGGGCTACACAAGGGACGAGGGTGTTGTAAATCGCCATCCATGGCCAGCAAACTTTATACCAGGCCAGTGTAAAGTCTCGATAGCTTTTAATGTCGTTCTCATACCGATGGTAGGATTCGCCATCCCGATTGAACACTTTGACGACTTCCATGCCGTTGATGTATTCTACAATCGTGCTGTTCATCTTCTGGGCCGCTTGATAATAGGAGCCCATTTTACTCATGCCGCTTCGGTACATGATCATCATGGCAATAGCCCCTAACGGCAAAGAAGCCAGGGCTAAAAGCGCCATCCGCCAATCTGCCCAAAACAGGCCCAGGAACACCAGTACGGGAACAGCCGTATTTGCAACGCCCTCTGGTATGGCATGGGCTAGCGGAAGTTCAATTTTTTCAATATCATCAATAAACATTTTTTTGATGGCGCCAACGCCTTTCTGCTGTATGACACCCAGAGGCAAACCCTCCATTTTTTTCTGCAAAGAAATGCGCAGGTTTTTCAGCGTATGATAGGCGGCATGGTGGGAAAGGGAAAGCCCCCAGATGTATAGTACCGCATAGAGTACCGTGCAAGCGGCAATGGCGGCAAGGCGATAGATGATATACTCTGCTGATACCGATTCCCTCATCAGCAGAGGGCGAATGATTTGGTAGATAAACCAGAACGGCAGTACCTGCATGACCATACCTGCCAGCATAACGGCAATGGCCCCATAGGTGGTTTTTTGGTGTTCACCAGCGTAGGCCAGTATTTTTTTGAACAAAATAAATCCCTCCTTTGTAAATAGATAAAAGTTAAAAAACAGCAGTAACCGAACAAGAAATAAGAGACCTTTGGATAAGGGAGTATAATCGGATTAGCGTATGCTAACCAAAGACTAAATAAAAAACCCTTTTTAAAGGGCCTTTTATTCGGCGGCGATAAATCCTAGGACTTTATTCCAGTTAAACAGGCTACAGACCAGCTCACAGTGGGCTTCCATCTGCTGCCAGGTATATCCGTGGATAAACGGCTCGTAAACCGTCGTCCAGAACGCGGAAAGCAAAATGTGCATTTCCTCCAGTGTGATGTCACCCTGGGCCAGCCCGCGATTTTTTGCCTCCAAAAAATATTCATAGCTCTTGGTCGTCATGGATTCCACAAAATCATGCTGAAAGTTAGCATACTTGGTTCCGGCAGCCCCTGAAATCAACAAGACAAAGCCGTCGTGATAGGAGTAGAGAAACTGAAACCATGTCAACATACTCTCGTTCATCTCCCAGGCCTGAATGAGGGTGTCATCCGACAGCTCAGAAGGCTGAGCAGCACTCCGTTTAGTGACAAAGTCCTCTAAGGCGATAACCGTATCCTCTACGACAGCACAGAACAAGTCTTCTTTTCCCTTATACCGTTTATAGAGAGCTCCGGTGGTCACGCCAGCATCTTCACAGATTGTTTTTAAAGAAGCTTTTTCAAACCCATGAGTGAGAAATTCGTTTTTTGCACTCTCGAGAATACGCGGATCAATAGATCGATCTGGTTTTGCCATCTGGTTTTTCACCTCCTATAAACTGATAATTAAAATATCGATAATTTGATTATCAGTTTAACGGTGAGAAGAGATTTTGTCAAGTTTTCTTTTACCGTTTAGTTGTCCGTTCTCTAAGCGTGCACTGAAATGGAGGAAGAAGGAGAGAAATCAGCAAAGATTAAAAACCGGATTTACATAGAAAAGTCGACACCTTGCTTTAAGCAAAGTGCCGACTTTGTGGCGCAGGTCAAATTCTGTATACGAAGGGATTGTTTACTGGCAGAGGGCCTTGGCCACTTCCGCCGCATTTTGGAAATCCGCTTCTTCTGGATTCCACAGACTTTTGGCCTCGGTGTCCACCACCGTAAAGCCAGCTCCTGTCAACCGTTCCCGCAGGACTTTTGTGCCTTCCCCGCTCCAGCCGTAACAGCCGAATACAGCAGCCTTTTTGTCCTTAAATTTCAATTCTTTTAAGAAGTCAAGCCAGCCGCCCACAGAAGAAAGGATGTTTCCGCCGACCGTTGGGGAGCCTAAAGCAATGGCCTTGGACTTAAATACTTCTGTCATGATATCGTTCTTGTTGATCTTGGAAATGTTATAGATTTTCACCCGGGTATCCGGTGAAATCTGGGCGATTTCAGCACTGATTCGATGGGCCAGCTGTTTCGTGCCATCCCACATGGTATCATACACGATGGTAATCTGATCCTCTTGATAGTTCTGAGACCATTCATAGTATTTTTCCACGATTTGCAACGGGTTGTCCCGCCAAATAGAGCCGTGGCTGGTAGCAATGATGTCAATAGGCAGATTCAGCCCCTGTATCTCCTCAATTTTCTTTTTCACAAGGAGTGAAAAAGGAGCTAAAATATTAGCGTAGTATTTAATGGCTTCTTCCCACAGCTTGCACTGGTCAGCCTTGTCATTAAACAATTCCTCCACGGCAAAATGCTGGCCGAAGGCGTCGTTGGAAAAGAGGATGTTGTCTCCTGTCATATAGGTGGCCATGCTGTCCGGCCAGTGCAGCATCTTCATCTCAACAAAGATCAGCTTCTTCCCATTTCCGATATCGATAGAATCTCCTGTTTTCACCACCTGATAATTCCATTCTGGGTGATGATACTGTCCCGTCAGCGATTTTACACCGTTTGCCGTGCAGTAAATGGGCGTGCCTGGTATTTTTTCCATCAAAGCAGGAAGGGAACCGCTGTGATCCACTTCTCCATGATTCGCCACAATAAAATCAATTTTATTTAAGTCAATTTCTTTTTCTAAGTTATCAATAAATTCTGTGGAATGTGGTTTCCAGACCGTATCGATGAGAACAGTCTTCTCTTCCTTGATTAAGTAAGAATTTTGGCTGGAGCCGTGATTAATGGAATAATCTGCACCGTGAAAGGATTCCAGTTCCCAGTCCATGAAGCCTACCCAATACACGTTATTTTTTATTAACTTTTTCAATTTGTATTTCCTCCTTTGTATTTTTAAACAGCAATGCTTTTTCTACCTGTATTTCTTTGTCAGCAACGGGTATGTTGTTGGTAAAAATATGGGTTTATATTATTTGTATTATATCAAAGCTTAATAGTAAACGACAAGAGGGATTGCCGTCACTTCTAAATTTTACTTAAAAGCGTTGATTTTTCAAAAACTAAACGGTATGATGGCCTTAAGGTGCTCGATTTTAGGCTTGCATTGTCCGACCTTCGAGGACGGGCAAGAAATAAGTGATAAGGAAAACAATCATGAAAAAATTATCCAGAGAGTTTTACAATAGGGACTCCATCTTGGTGGCCCAGGATTTGTTAGGTAAAGTCTTGGTGCATCAAGTGGGAGGTCAGCGGCTGGCGGCTCGCATAGTAGAGACGGAGGCTTATATGGGCGTGATAGACAAGGCTGCTCACTCCTATGGCGGCCGAAGGACTGCCAGGGTGGAAGTCATGTACGGCAAGCCGGGGTTGACCTATGTGTTTTTTATTTATGGCATGTATCACTGCTTCAATGTGGTGACTAGGGAGGAGGGCAATCCCCAGGCCGTGCTAGTTCGGGCCTTGGAGCCGGTAGAAGGAATGGATCAGATGGCTTTGAATCGTTTTGTCAAGCCTTACGAGCAGCTGAGCAAGGCCCAGGTCAAAGGACTGACGAATGGGCCGGGAAAGTTGTGCCGAGCGCTGGTCATTGACAAAAGCTGTAATGGAACAGATTTGTGCGGAAATACCTTATACTTGGCAGAGAGGCCGGCGGATTCTTTTGAAATAGTAGCGGCCAAGCGCATTGGTATTGATTATGCCGAGGAGGCCAAGGACTACCTGTGGCGGTTTTATATAAAAGGAAACCCCTATGTTTCGGTAAAGTAAGCCGTTTACTCGCTGCATTTATCCCCAGAAGATTTCTTACAGCTTTGCAAGGTCTGAAGGATATCTACAAACTGGGCTCGCTGCTGGGGGGACAGGGGTTCGATTAGCTGTTCGGCAATCGTGAAATTTACTTCCTTGGCTTTCTGAATCAGCGGTTTGGCTCGTTCCGTTAATTGCAGGATAATAGCCCGGCGATCCAGCGGATCAGGAATACGAAGAATCAGCTCATCTTTTTCCAGGGCATCTATAAATTGGGTGACCGTTCGGGCCTTGATTCCCAGTTTCTTAGCTAGTTCGTTCATGCGCATATCGCCGTCAGCAGCGATTTCCATGAGGACTCTTAGTCGAGGGCCGGTGACCGGTTTTGGCAGTCCGGCTGAGGCCAGCGAGCATTCGTATTTTTGCTGCAAGGCGTGTTTTACCTGAAACAGCAGGTGTAGAATCTGAGTTGAGGTGATAATCGGTTCCTCTGTAATAGTTCTTTTTTCTTCATCAGATAAATGCTGAGACATAATATATTCCTCCTTGACAGATAATTAAATAGTGAGTATACTCATAATAACAAATGTAACAATGAATGTAAACAAAATGTTTAATTTCATCACCCATTGTAGCACAGGGGATATTCTTTGTACAGGATGCCCGCAGCATAAAACCTGCAAAAAGAAGAAAGGGAGCAAGGTGGTTTATAGGTGGTATTATTTGAGTATATTTTAATTTTACTGGCGGCCGTTTTATTGTCCAATTTAATTAATCGGTTTTTGCCGTCTTTGTCGGTTCCCATCATTCAGATGATTTTAGGGGCTGCGGTCGCACTGATTCCGTTTGGAGCTTTTGGTTTTGAATTTGAGTTGGAGCCGGAGCTGTTTTTCGCTTTATTCATTTCTCTGCTAGTCTTTCACTCGGCTATGAAGCTGGACAAGAAGAGCTTTTGGGCTATGAAGGGGCCAATCTTAAATATGGCCTTGATTTTGGTTGTTTTCATCGTAGTGGCCTTGGGGTGGCTGCTGCACTTTTTTATGCCAGAAGCTTCTTACGGCATGGCATTCTTGCTGATGGCAGCCTTGGCTCCTACGGATATCGTGGCGGTAGATGCCGTAGCCAAGAGGGTAAAGATGCCGGAGAAAATCATGGGGGTGCTGACCGGGGAGTCCCTGATCAATGATGCTTCTGGTATCGTGTGTTTTCAGTTTGCCTTGGCAGCGCTGGTGACCGGGTCGTTTTCTTTGTCTAGTGCGGTAGGTCAGTTTGTCCTGATGGGTGCAGGCGGTATTCTGCTGGGGTTGGTGCTGACCGGCTTGAAGTATGCGGCGGTGAGGAAGATTCGGGCCTTGGGCATGGAAAATGTTACACTTCACACGCTGCTAGAGATTTTGACCCCTTTTGTGGTTTTTATCGTGGCGGAATCCTTCTCCGTCAGTGGAATTCTGGCGGTCTTTGCTTCCGGGGCAGCCCATAGCTTTATGCGGGATAAGTTTAACCCGGAGACGGTAACGTTGAGCCTGACCTCGGACAGCGTCTGGTCCGTACTGTCCTTTACTTTGGATGGGCTGGTCTTTGTGATTTTAGGAACTCAGCTGCCAGGGATTTTCCGAGGTATGCACAGCCCTTCTTTCCCGCTGTCTGGCGGACAGATTCTACTGCTGGTGATAGCTATTACAGCGGCTTTGCTGGCCGTGCGCTTTGTCTGGTGGCTGCTGACGGTGCCGCCTCGCTATTACGTGGAGGCAGAGAAACCTTTAAGCCGGGTTAAGTCGGCTTTAATTTTCAGCTTGGCCGGTCCGCGGGGGGCGGTGACTTTAGCTACGGCTATGACTATTCCCCATCTGCTGGGGGCGGAGCCGTTCCCTTACCGGGAATTGATTTTGATTCTGGCGGTGGGTGTCATCGTTTTGACGCTGCTGATCACAAACTTTATTCTGCCGTTGTTCGTAGAGCGAAGTTCAGAAAAAATCCGCAATACAGATGAAGCACTGGCTTATGGAGAAATCCTCCGGCAGGTAATAGCGCAGCTGAACCGGCAGGCTACACCAGAGAATCAGGGGGCTACAAATATGGTCATTCGCAGCTACTATGCCCGCTACGGTAATCTGATGCGGCGGCACGAAAGTTTAAAGGTGGAGGATGAGCAGGAAAAGCAGCTGAGGTTGGAGATGGTTCAGTGGGAGCAGGAGAATACCTTGCAGCTCCGAGATTCCGGTCAGCTGGATGCTCTATCAGCGGCTAAGTATTTACACATGCTGGAGGTTCGGCAGGAACAGATTCAGGGCATGGCTGATTCCAAGGTGGTTTGGATGATAAAATGGCTGATGAGATGGTTTACTCAGCGGCTGTGGGGACAGAAAAAGATGGCTGTCTGTGGAGGCATCGTCTGTGCTATCTCCAACAACGGTCAATATGTGCTTATGAAACTAAGAGAGTTAGAAGGGCGGCAAGAGGACCCGGTAGTCGTGCGGCTGATTTCGGAATACGAGGTGTCCACCATGGTGAGGAAGCGCCTTTTCGACAAGGAGCATCGGCCAGACAATACAGAGGTGCCAGAAGACCGGATTATAGAGGTAGCCGGAAACGGCCTTCAAATGGAACGGGATTTAGTTCAGGAGATGTTTGAGGCTGGGCGGATCACTTGGGAAACAGCCAGGGATATGCGCCGAAATATTGCCGCAGTAGCATCCCAGTTTGAAGAAGGGGTGTAGGAAGGGAAGGATAAGCCAGGTGAAGTTAGTTTATTCTGCCGACTTCACCTTTAAACGGCGCCAACCCCTCCGGTCTAAAAACGTTAGTCTTTTTTCAGCAAGCGAAAGGTATTTCGCTCTACCTCAATGAGGCCATCTTGCTTCATTCGCTCTAATTCCCGGCTGAGAGCACTGCGATGGGCACACAGATAGTTGGCCAACTCCAAACGACCTAAAGGAATCTCAAAGGAATCCTGTTGGCAGGCTTGAGCTTGAAGGGAAAGATAGCTGAGAATCTTTTCACGCAGAGATCGTTTAGAGGTGACTTCAAGTTTTTCCATCAGCCGTATGTTTTGGTGGGCGAGAACTTTTACCATGTTTTCAATCAACTGATGATGGCAAGAGCAGGACATCTGGCAAGTATGCAGGACTTGATGAAAAGGAATAAAGAGAATTCGGCAGTAGGCAGGTGCATAATAGGACTTGGTAGGATTTGGGCCGCTGCCGCAGGCCACCGATTCCCCGAAGACGGCCCCTCGCTCTAAAAAGTCTAAGATAGTCTTTTTACCCCATACATCCTCTTGGATTAAGTGCACAGAACCTTGAAGGATTAGACAGATGCACTTAATAGGCTTATCCAGCAAGACCGATTCTCCCCGTTGATAACTGAGGATATAGCTGCTCAGGCAGGCCAGCATAGGAGACAGGTCATCATCCTTGATTCCGTCAAACAAAGGAAACGGATTCGGTTGATTTGACTTTTCATTCATAAGCGTTACCTCCTGATTTCATTATATCTGGAGAAAAAGGAAGTTGCAACTGCAATGTCGATTCGTTGATAATAGAAGAGCATATGGGAGAAAAAGAGCGAAGTATGTGGTATCATAGGAAGAGGAAGGTAATCTGGTAAAAGGGAGAAATCGGGCATGGACAATGCAACTTTTTATGAGGCAATTTATGAAATTGTAGCTGAGATACCGGCGGGCAGTGTGGCCACCTATGGTCAGATCGCCTGGATGGCGGGGAGTCCCAAAGCCCCTCGGATGGTGGGTTACGCCATGAGTCATGTGCCAGCGGGCGCTAATCTGCCTTGCCACCGCGTGGTGAATCGTTTGGGAGAAATGGCTCCCTATCATGTGTTTGGGGGCGAGACATTTCAGCGGCAACTGCTGGAGCAGGAAGGCGTTTCCTTTCTGGAAAATGGCCGCATCGACATGAAGAAGTGCCAGTGGAGGCTCTACGGATCTCCGGAAGCGATGGATAAATAGTTGGAACGGATTGGAAAATATTCGGGAGGTATGGGAAAAAAATACGGATTGACATTCTAGATTTTTATGTTACCATGAGGACGGTATATGGCCAGGGGAGCGGTATGTGAGGCGAATAAGGCCATTGCCAGGAGGGTGAAGATGAAAGTATTATTAGTAAATGGCAGCCCTAATAAAGAGGGCTGTACGAATCGGGCTCTGCGGGAAATCACAGATACCTTGGAGAAAGAAAACATTGAAACGGAGATCATGTGGCTGGGCAGGAAGCCTATTTCCGGTTGTACGGCCTGTAGAGCTTGTCAGAAGCTGGGGACCTGTGTGATTAAAGATGTGGTGTGTGAATTTTTGGTGGCAGCAAGAGACGCCGATGGCTTTATCTTTGGCAGTCCGGTCCACTATGCAGGAGCCAGCGGCAGTATGACCTCCTTCCTAGATCGGGTCTTTTATGCAGAGATGGCCGGCAATGGGAACAAGTCCCTTTATTTGAAGCCTGGTGCAGCGGTAGTTTCTGCCCGGCGGGGAGGCACTACAGCGGCTTTTGACCAGTTAAATAAGTATTTTACCATTCAGGAGATGCCCGTTATTTCCTCCAGGTACTGGAATATGGTTCACGGCAACACACCAGAGGAAGTTGAACAGGATTTGGAAGGTCTTTACGTTATGCGAGTCTTGGCCAGAAACATGGCTTACCATCTGCGATGTAAGGAGGCTGCTGAAAAGGCAGGCGTAGCGCGGCCTGAGGAGGAGGCTAGGGTAATCACTAACTTTATCCGCTAGTGGGGAGGGGCTATTCTACATACCCACATACTCAGTTGAGCAATACACAATAGATTTAACTACTAAAGAGGTCCAATTGTCCCAGGTGACAGTTGGGCCTCTTTTGATGGGGTTATGTCCACAGCACTTCCCGCAGGACGGCAAGGCCCTGTGCCAGCTCATCCAGAGACTTGGTGGAGGATAGAGCTACCCTTAGGTAATGCTCCTGACCATGAGGGGCAGTAACAAAACGGTTGGAGTCAAATACCCGAACGCCCCTGGATTGCAGGTTTTCCAGCAGCTGAGGAACCTGGCGGTCAGCAGGTATGGGCAGCCAGCGGAAAAAGCTGAGAGGATGGCCTAGGCGGAATGGGGAATGGTGAGGGAGATCTGATGCCGGAAAAAAAGAATAAAACAGGTCGTTAGCCTGCAAGGCCAGCCGCCTTTTTTCAGCCACAATCTCATAGGCTCTGCCCGATAGGATTAACTCGGTGATAACTTCTCCGTCTAGGGCGGAACTTTTTACGTTGATATTAAAAATGGCTTGCTGTATTGGCTGGCGGAAGGCTTCACCGAAGACCATATAGGCGATTCGCAGGCCAGAGCACAGAGATTTTGATGTGCCGCAGATGTAGACTGTATGCTCCGGAACTAGCTGATACATGGGCTGGTGATAGTCGGAAAGGATGCCAGCGGTTAGAAACGCGTGAATATCATCTTCGATAAGAATCAGCTTTTGTTTCCGGATCACCTCTGCCAGCTCCAGTTTCCGTCGCTGAGATATCATCACGGTAGTAGGGTTGCAGCAGGAGGGCATCAGGTAGAGTCCTC
The genomic region above belongs to Aminipila butyrica and contains:
- a CDS encoding cation:proton antiporter, with product MVLFEYILILLAAVLLSNLINRFLPSLSVPIIQMILGAAVALIPFGAFGFEFELEPELFFALFISLLVFHSAMKLDKKSFWAMKGPILNMALILVVFIVVALGWLLHFFMPEASYGMAFLLMAALAPTDIVAVDAVAKRVKMPEKIMGVLTGESLINDASGIVCFQFALAALVTGSFSLSSAVGQFVLMGAGGILLGLVLTGLKYAAVRKIRALGMENVTLHTLLEILTPFVVFIVAESFSVSGILAVFASGAAHSFMRDKFNPETVTLSLTSDSVWSVLSFTLDGLVFVILGTQLPGIFRGMHSPSFPLSGGQILLLVIAITAALLAVRFVWWLLTVPPRYYVEAEKPLSRVKSALIFSLAGPRGAVTLATAMTIPHLLGAEPFPYRELILILAVGVIVLTLLITNFILPLFVERSSEKIRNTDEALAYGEILRQVIAQLNRQATPENQGATNMVIRSYYARYGNLMRRHESLKVEDEQEKQLRLEMVQWEQENTLQLRDSGQLDALSAAKYLHMLEVRQEQIQGMADSKVVWMIKWLMRWFTQRLWGQKKMAVCGGIVCAISNNGQYVLMKLRELEGRQEDPVVVRLISEYEVSTMVRKRLFDKEHRPDNTEVPEDRIIEVAGNGLQMERDLVQEMFEAGRITWETARDMRRNIAAVASQFEEGV
- a CDS encoding oxygen-binding di-iron domain-containing protein, whose amino-acid sequence is MKKLIKNNVYWVGFMDWELESFHGADYSINHGSSQNSYLIKEEKTVLIDTVWKPHSTEFIDNLEKEIDLNKIDFIVANHGEVDHSGSLPALMEKIPGTPIYCTANGVKSLTGQYHHPEWNYQVVKTGDSIDIGNGKKLIFVEMKMLHWPDSMATYMTGDNILFSNDAFGQHFAVEELFNDKADQCKLWEEAIKYYANILAPFSLLVKKKIEEIQGLNLPIDIIATSHGSIWRDNPLQIVEKYYEWSQNYQEDQITIVYDTMWDGTKQLAHRISAEIAQISPDTRVKIYNISKINKNDIMTEVFKSKAIALGSPTVGGNILSSVGGWLDFLKELKFKDKKAAVFGCYGWSGEGTKVLRERLTGAGFTVVDTEAKSLWNPEEADFQNAAEVAKALCQ
- a CDS encoding Crp/Fnr family transcriptional regulator, translating into MNEKSNQPNPFPLFDGIKDDDLSPMLACLSSYILSYQRGESVLLDKPIKCICLILQGSVHLIQEDVWGKKTILDFLERGAVFGESVACGSGPNPTKSYYAPAYCRILFIPFHQVLHTCQMSCSCHHQLIENMVKVLAHQNIRLMEKLEVTSKRSLREKILSYLSLQAQACQQDSFEIPLGRLELANYLCAHRSALSRELERMKQDGLIEVERNTFRLLKKD
- a CDS encoding TetR/AcrR family transcriptional regulator, whose amino-acid sequence is MAKPDRSIDPRILESAKNEFLTHGFEKASLKTICEDAGVTTGALYKRYKGKEDLFCAVVEDTVIALEDFVTKRSAAQPSELSDDTLIQAWEMNESMLTWFQFLYSYHDGFVLLISGAAGTKYANFQHDFVESMTTKSYEYFLEAKNRGLAQGDITLEEMHILLSAFWTTVYEPFIHGYTWQQMEAHCELVCSLFNWNKVLGFIAAE
- a CDS encoding DNA-3-methyladenine glycosylase, whose translation is MKKLSREFYNRDSILVAQDLLGKVLVHQVGGQRLAARIVETEAYMGVIDKAAHSYGGRRTARVEVMYGKPGLTYVFFIYGMYHCFNVVTREEGNPQAVLVRALEPVEGMDQMALNRFVKPYEQLSKAQVKGLTNGPGKLCRALVIDKSCNGTDLCGNTLYLAERPADSFEIVAAKRIGIDYAEEAKDYLWRFYIKGNPYVSVK
- a CDS encoding ABC transporter ATP-binding protein, translating into MFKKILAYAGEHQKTTYGAIAVMLAGMVMQVLPFWFIYQIIRPLLMRESVSAEYIIYRLAAIAACTVLYAVLYIWGLSLSHHAAYHTLKNLRISLQKKMEGLPLGVIQQKGVGAIKKMFIDDIEKIELPLAHAIPEGVANTAVPVLVFLGLFWADWRMALLALASLPLGAIAMMIMYRSGMSKMGSYYQAAQKMNSTIVEYINGMEVVKVFNRDGESYHRYENDIKSYRDFTLAWYKVCWPWMAIYNTLVPCVALFVLPVGSYFVLQGYSTLPNLALALCMSFGISAPLLRVMSFMPTMAQINYTISNMEQLMNEAPLTQSPTPFAGRNHGVSFEDVCFAYQETEVLHSITLNIPEGSLTALVGESGSGKSTLAKLLVHFYDITSGAIKVGGQDIRHMSLESLNEQISYVAQEQFLFNISLLENIRLGKPEATDQEVLAAAEKAQCGEFLARLKKGIHTLAGDSGKQLSGGERQRISLARAILKNAPIVVLDEATAFIDPENEEKMNAAIAEVISGKTVIVIAHRLHSILHADQICVLAGGTLAAAGTHTQLLSSCPAYQKLWLAAESSAQWKVSIEKGGEIL
- a CDS encoding MGMT family protein; the protein is MDNATFYEAIYEIVAEIPAGSVATYGQIAWMAGSPKAPRMVGYAMSHVPAGANLPCHRVVNRLGEMAPYHVFGGETFQRQLLEQEGVSFLENGRIDMKKCQWRLYGSPEAMDK
- a CDS encoding MarR family winged helix-turn-helix transcriptional regulator yields the protein MSQHLSDEEKRTITEEPIITSTQILHLLFQVKHALQQKYECSLASAGLPKPVTGPRLRVLMEIAADGDMRMNELAKKLGIKARTVTQFIDALEKDELILRIPDPLDRRAIILQLTERAKPLIQKAKEVNFTIAEQLIEPLSPQQRAQFVDILQTLQSCKKSSGDKCSE
- a CDS encoding flavodoxin family protein codes for the protein MKVLLVNGSPNKEGCTNRALREITDTLEKENIETEIMWLGRKPISGCTACRACQKLGTCVIKDVVCEFLVAARDADGFIFGSPVHYAGASGSMTSFLDRVFYAEMAGNGNKSLYLKPGAAVVSARRGGTTAAFDQLNKYFTIQEMPVISSRYWNMVHGNTPEEVEQDLEGLYVMRVLARNMAYHLRCKEAAEKAGVARPEEEARVITNFIR